A DNA window from Methylobacterium sp. NMS14P contains the following coding sequences:
- the atpD gene encoding F0F1 ATP synthase subunit beta has product MANTAIPGTGSNKSGKITQVIGPVVDVQFEGHLPEILNALETKNNGARLVLEVAQQLGENTVRCIAMDTSEGLTRGQECVDTGEPIKVPVGMNTLGRIMNVIGEPIDEAGPVQATTYRAIHQPAPSYAEQSTEAQILVTGIKVVDLLAPYAKGGKIGLFGGAGVGKTVLIMELINNIAKVHSGYSVFAGVGERTREGNDLYHEMIESKVNVDPKEHGSAEGSKCALVYGQMNESPGARSRVALTGLTIAEQFRDDGQDVLFFVDNIFRFTQAGSEVSALLGRIPSAVGYQPTLATDMGALQERITTTNKGSITSVQAIYVPADDLTDPAPAASFAHLDATTVLSRSIAEKGIYPAVDPLDSTSRMLSPAILGEEHYDVARRVQQTLQRYKALQDIIAILGMDELSEEDKLTVARARKIERFFSQPFSVAEVFTGSPGKQVALEDTIKGFKGLVNGDYDDLPEAAFYMVGTIEEAQEKAKKLKAA; this is encoded by the coding sequence ATGGCGAACACCGCAATCCCCGGCACCGGCTCGAACAAGTCCGGCAAGATCACCCAGGTCATCGGCCCCGTGGTCGACGTGCAGTTCGAGGGCCACCTGCCCGAGATCCTGAACGCGCTCGAGACCAAGAACAACGGCGCCCGCCTCGTCCTCGAGGTTGCCCAGCAGCTCGGCGAGAACACCGTCCGCTGCATCGCCATGGACACGTCCGAGGGCCTGACCCGCGGCCAGGAGTGCGTCGACACCGGGGAGCCGATCAAGGTTCCGGTGGGGATGAACACGCTCGGCCGCATCATGAACGTCATCGGCGAGCCGATCGACGAGGCCGGCCCGGTCCAGGCCACCACCTACCGCGCCATCCACCAGCCGGCCCCGTCCTACGCGGAGCAGTCGACCGAGGCGCAGATCCTCGTCACCGGCATCAAGGTGGTGGACCTGCTCGCCCCGTACGCCAAGGGTGGCAAGATCGGCCTGTTCGGCGGCGCCGGCGTCGGCAAGACCGTGCTGATCATGGAGCTGATCAACAACATCGCCAAGGTGCACTCTGGCTACTCGGTGTTCGCCGGCGTGGGTGAGCGCACCCGCGAGGGCAACGATCTCTACCACGAGATGATCGAGTCCAAGGTGAACGTCGACCCGAAGGAGCACGGCTCCGCCGAGGGCTCGAAGTGCGCCCTGGTCTACGGCCAGATGAACGAGTCGCCCGGTGCCCGCTCGCGCGTCGCCCTGACCGGCCTGACCATCGCCGAGCAGTTCCGCGACGACGGCCAGGACGTGCTGTTCTTCGTCGACAACATCTTCCGCTTCACCCAGGCGGGCTCCGAGGTGTCGGCGCTCCTCGGCCGCATCCCGTCGGCGGTGGGCTACCAGCCGACGCTGGCCACCGACATGGGCGCCCTCCAGGAGCGCATCACCACCACCAACAAGGGCTCGATCACCTCGGTGCAGGCGATCTACGTGCCGGCCGACGATCTGACCGACCCGGCGCCCGCCGCCTCGTTCGCCCACCTCGACGCCACGACCGTGCTGTCGCGCTCGATAGCCGAGAAGGGCATCTACCCGGCGGTGGACCCGCTGGACTCGACCTCGCGCATGCTGTCGCCGGCGATCCTCGGCGAGGAGCACTACGACGTCGCCCGCCGTGTCCAGCAGACCCTGCAGCGCTACAAGGCGCTCCAGGACATCATCGCGATCCTGGGCATGGACGAGCTGTCCGAGGAGGACAAGCTGACCGTGGCCCGCGCCCGCAAGATCGAGCGCTTCTTCTCGCAGCCCTTCTCGGTGGCCGAGGTGTTCACCGGCTCGCCGGGCAAGCAGGTCGCCCTCGAGGACACCATCAAGGGCTTCAAGGGCCTGGTGAACGGCGACTACGACGACCTCCCGGAGGCCGCCTTCTACATGGTCGGCACCATCGAGGAGGCCCAGGAGAAGGCCAAGAAGCTCAAGGCCGCGTAA
- a CDS encoding F0F1 ATP synthase subunit gamma, with amino-acid sequence MASLKDLRNRITSVKATQKITKAMQMVAAAKLRRAQMAAEAGRPYAEKMSAVLGNLAGNLVGGVGAPRLLSGTGSEQTHLLVVCTGDRGLAGAFNSSIVRLAVREHAQKLAAEGKTVKIMTVGKKGLDALRRQYRDQIVESMDIRGNRPVDYEFAASIADKILTRFENGEFDVATLFYSEFRSVISQIPTAQRLIPAELPAVDTTAKAAAGNAALEFEPSEEAILETLLPKNLTVQIYRALLENAASEQGARMSAMDSATRNAGEMIKKQTLIYNRTRQAMITKELIEIISGAEAL; translated from the coding sequence ATGGCGAGTTTGAAGGACCTGCGCAACCGCATCACCTCGGTGAAGGCGACGCAGAAGATCACCAAGGCCATGCAGATGGTCGCCGCCGCCAAGCTGCGCCGGGCGCAGATGGCCGCCGAGGCGGGCCGTCCCTACGCCGAGAAGATGTCGGCTGTGCTCGGCAACCTCGCGGGCAACCTCGTCGGCGGCGTCGGCGCGCCGCGGCTCCTGTCCGGGACCGGCTCCGAGCAGACGCACCTTCTCGTGGTCTGCACGGGCGACCGCGGCCTCGCCGGCGCGTTCAACTCGTCGATCGTCCGCCTCGCGGTGCGGGAGCACGCCCAGAAGCTCGCCGCCGAGGGCAAGACCGTCAAGATCATGACGGTCGGCAAGAAGGGCCTCGACGCGCTTCGGCGGCAGTACCGCGACCAGATCGTCGAGAGCATGGATATCCGCGGCAACCGCCCGGTGGATTACGAGTTCGCGGCCTCGATCGCCGACAAGATCCTGACCCGCTTCGAGAACGGCGAGTTCGACGTCGCGACCCTGTTCTACTCCGAGTTCCGCTCGGTCATCTCGCAGATCCCGACCGCGCAGCGCCTGATCCCCGCGGAGCTGCCGGCGGTCGATACGACCGCGAAGGCGGCGGCCGGCAACGCCGCCCTGGAATTCGAGCCCTCCGAGGAGGCGATCCTCGAGACGCTGCTGCCGAAGAACCTGACGGTGCAGATCTACCGGGCGCTCCTGGAGAACGCCGCCTCCGAGCAGGGCGCGCGCATGAGCGCCATGGACTCGGCGACCCGCAACGCGGGCGAGATGATCAAGAAGCAGACGCTGATCTACAACCGGACGCGTCAGGCCATGATCACCAAGGAACTCATCGAGATCATCTCGGGTGCGGAAGCCCTCTGA
- the atpA gene encoding F0F1 ATP synthase subunit alpha has translation MDIRAAEISAILKEQIKNFGEEAEVSEVGQVLSVGDGIARAYGLDNVQAGEMVEFESGVRGMALNLEQDNVGIVIFGSDREIKEGQTVKRTGAIVDVPVGKGLLGRVVDALGNPIDGKGPIQSTERRRVDVKAPGIIPRKSVHEPMATGLKAIDALIPVGRGQRELIIGDRQTGKTAIALDTILNQKPGHAAGGDEKAKLYCIYVAIGQKRSTVAQFVKVLEDQGALEYSIVIAATASDAAPMQFIAPFAGCAMGEYFRDNGMHAVIVYDDLSKQAVAYRQMSLLLRRPPGREAYPGDVFYLHSRLLERAAKMGDAAGNGSLTALPVIETQANDVSAYIPTNVISITDGQIFLETDLFYQGIRPAVNVGLSVSRVGSSAQTKAMKKVAGKIKGELAQYREMAAFAQFGSDLDASTQALLNRGSRLTELLKQPQFSPLKMEEQVAVIYAGVNGYLDKMPVSKVRPFEDALLSTLRTKHKDLLDSIAASKDLSDENAGKLKSVVESVAKSIG, from the coding sequence ATGGACATCCGCGCCGCCGAGATCTCCGCGATCCTGAAAGAGCAGATCAAGAACTTCGGCGAGGAGGCCGAGGTCTCCGAGGTCGGACAGGTCCTGTCCGTCGGCGACGGCATCGCCCGCGCCTACGGCCTCGACAACGTCCAGGCCGGCGAGATGGTCGAGTTCGAGTCGGGCGTGCGCGGCATGGCCCTGAACCTCGAGCAGGACAACGTCGGCATCGTGATCTTCGGCTCCGACCGCGAGATCAAGGAAGGCCAGACCGTCAAGCGGACCGGCGCCATCGTGGACGTGCCGGTCGGCAAGGGCCTGCTCGGCCGCGTCGTCGACGCCCTCGGCAACCCGATCGACGGCAAGGGCCCGATCCAGTCGACCGAGCGTCGCCGCGTCGACGTGAAGGCCCCGGGCATCATCCCGCGCAAGTCGGTGCACGAGCCGATGGCGACGGGCCTCAAGGCGATCGACGCCCTGATCCCGGTCGGCCGCGGCCAGCGCGAGCTGATCATCGGCGACCGCCAGACCGGCAAGACCGCCATCGCCCTCGACACCATCCTGAACCAGAAGCCGGGCCACGCCGCCGGCGGTGACGAGAAGGCCAAGCTCTACTGCATCTACGTCGCCATCGGCCAGAAGCGCTCGACGGTGGCCCAGTTCGTGAAGGTCCTGGAGGACCAGGGCGCGCTGGAATACTCCATCGTCATCGCCGCCACGGCGTCCGACGCGGCCCCGATGCAGTTCATCGCGCCGTTCGCCGGCTGCGCCATGGGCGAGTACTTCCGCGACAACGGCATGCACGCCGTGATCGTGTACGACGATCTCTCCAAGCAGGCGGTGGCCTACCGCCAGATGTCGCTGCTGCTGCGCCGCCCGCCGGGCCGCGAGGCGTATCCGGGCGACGTGTTCTACCTCCACAGCCGCCTGCTCGAGCGCGCCGCCAAGATGGGCGACGCCGCCGGCAACGGCTCGCTGACCGCGCTCCCGGTGATCGAGACCCAGGCCAACGACGTCTCGGCCTACATCCCGACCAACGTGATCTCGATCACCGACGGTCAGATCTTCCTCGAGACCGACCTGTTCTACCAGGGCATCCGCCCGGCGGTGAACGTCGGCCTCTCGGTGTCGCGGGTGGGCTCCTCGGCCCAGACCAAGGCGATGAAGAAGGTCGCCGGCAAGATCAAGGGCGAGCTCGCGCAGTACCGTGAGATGGCCGCCTTCGCGCAGTTCGGCTCGGATCTCGACGCCTCCACCCAGGCGCTCCTGAACCGCGGCTCGCGGCTCACCGAGCTCCTGAAGCAGCCGCAGTTCTCGCCGCTGAAGATGGAAGAGCAGGTCGCGGTGATCTACGCCGGCGTGAACGGCTACCTGGACAAGATGCCGGTCAGCAAGGTCCGTCCCTTCGAGGACGCGCTGCTCAGCACCCTGCGCACCAAGCACAAGGACCTGCTCGACTCGATCGCCGCCTCCAAGGACCTGTCGGACGAGAACGCCGGCAAGCTGAAGAGCGTCGTCGAGAGCGTCGCCAAGTCGATCGGCTGA
- a CDS encoding F0F1 ATP synthase subunit delta, whose amino-acid sequence MAQNGSEAGPLVAGVAGRYASALFELARDERQVDAVAESLNQFDTLLKESADLRRLVRSPVFSAEEQAAAIGAVLDKAGIGGLAGNFIRLAASNRRLFALPDMIDAFRTLVQDSKGIVRAQVRVAEKPSDAVIEEIKASLRDIAKADVAVDLVVDPSLIGGLVVKMGSRMVDASLKTKLNGIRLAMRAAR is encoded by the coding sequence GTGGCGCAGAACGGTTCCGAGGCTGGTCCCCTGGTCGCAGGCGTGGCGGGCCGGTACGCTTCCGCCCTGTTCGAGCTCGCGCGCGACGAGCGCCAGGTCGACGCGGTCGCCGAGTCCCTCAATCAATTCGACACGCTGCTGAAGGAGAGCGCGGATCTCCGCCGCCTCGTCCGCAGCCCGGTCTTCAGCGCCGAGGAGCAGGCGGCCGCCATCGGCGCCGTGCTCGACAAGGCGGGCATCGGCGGCCTCGCCGGCAACTTCATCCGCCTCGCGGCCTCGAACCGCCGGCTCTTCGCGCTGCCCGACATGATCGACGCGTTCCGGACCCTGGTCCAGGACTCGAAGGGCATCGTGCGCGCCCAGGTCCGTGTGGCCGAGAAGCCCTCCGACGCGGTGATCGAGGAGATCAAGGCGTCGCTGCGCGACATCGCCAAGGCCGATGTCGCCGTCGACCTCGTGGTCGACCCCAGCCTGATCGGCGGCCTCGTCGTGAAGATGGGCTCGCGCATGGTCGACGCCTCCCTCAAGACCAAGCTCAACGGTATCCGCCTCGCGATGCGGGCCGCGCGGTAA
- a CDS encoding DsbA family protein, which produces MPVSKPVSRRLLLAAAASLGAGLTAASAQSYGQRVAVTGDDGRAVANSILPGEITGQIPGLRGVTYVGPRDAGTTLYEFFDFNCPYCRKAAADVVALHDSDPELRIGLVHNPILSPQSAQAAKVMLAVQRKLGSEAAWRFYQTLLGKPGRIDGPGALTAAAALGIPQAEVEEIADSEEVRAALKSQMRMAADLGLYATPSYVLGNSGILGHPGAGAMAKMIASVRRCDRLAC; this is translated from the coding sequence ATGCCTGTTTCGAAGCCCGTTTCGCGCCGCCTCCTCCTCGCCGCAGCCGCCAGCCTCGGTGCCGGCCTGACCGCCGCCTCCGCGCAATCCTACGGCCAGCGGGTCGCTGTCACGGGCGACGACGGGCGCGCGGTGGCGAACTCGATCCTTCCGGGCGAGATCACCGGCCAGATCCCGGGCCTGCGCGGCGTGACCTATGTCGGGCCGCGGGACGCCGGCACCACGCTCTACGAGTTCTTCGATTTCAACTGCCCGTACTGCCGGAAGGCCGCCGCCGACGTGGTCGCGCTGCACGACAGCGACCCGGAGCTGCGGATCGGTCTTGTCCACAACCCGATCCTGTCGCCGCAATCCGCCCAGGCCGCCAAGGTGATGCTGGCGGTGCAGCGCAAGCTCGGCTCCGAGGCCGCGTGGCGCTTCTACCAGACGCTGCTGGGCAAGCCCGGCCGCATCGACGGACCCGGGGCGCTCACGGCAGCGGCCGCGCTGGGCATCCCGCAGGCGGAGGTGGAGGAGATCGCCGACAGCGAGGAGGTGCGCGCGGCGCTCAAGAGCCAGATGCGGATGGCCGCGGATCTCGGCCTCTACGCGACGCCGTCCTACGTGCTCGGCAACAGCGGGATCCTCGGTCATCCCGGCGCCGGCGCCATGGCCAAGATGATCGCGAGCGTCCGGCGCTGCGACCGGCTCGCCTGCTGA
- a CDS encoding 2-hydroxychromene-2-carboxylate isomerase, producing the protein MARQPILEFWYEFASTYSYLAAMRVEAAAAEADVAIRWRPFLVGPLFAAQGWTTSPFNLYAAKGKNMWRDVEREAARLGLPPVTRPAQFPQNSLSAVRVAILGQDQPWLVPFSKAVFTASFAEGRSIAEPAAVAEILDSLGLDGTQTVRAAAAEANKTKLRVSVEEARSRGIYGAPTFLADDGELFWGNDRLEQALAWATGDRPKGLR; encoded by the coding sequence ATGGCGCGCCAGCCAATTCTGGAGTTCTGGTACGAATTCGCCTCCACCTACTCCTACCTCGCGGCCATGCGCGTCGAGGCCGCCGCCGCCGAGGCGGACGTGGCGATCCGGTGGCGCCCCTTCCTGGTCGGGCCGCTCTTCGCCGCGCAGGGCTGGACCACCTCGCCGTTCAACCTCTACGCGGCCAAGGGCAAGAACATGTGGCGCGACGTCGAGCGCGAGGCCGCGCGCCTCGGCCTGCCGCCGGTGACGCGCCCGGCCCAGTTTCCGCAGAACAGTCTCAGCGCGGTGCGGGTCGCGATCCTCGGCCAGGACCAGCCGTGGCTGGTGCCGTTCTCGAAGGCGGTGTTCACCGCGAGCTTCGCCGAGGGCCGCTCGATCGCGGAGCCGGCGGCCGTGGCGGAGATCCTCGATTCGCTCGGGCTCGACGGCACGCAGACCGTGCGGGCCGCCGCCGCCGAGGCCAACAAGACGAAGCTGCGGGTCAGCGTCGAGGAGGCGCGCTCCCGCGGAATCTACGGGGCGCCGACCTTCCTGGCCGACGACGGCGAGCTGTTCTGGGGCAACGACCGGCTGGAGCAGGCCCTGGCCTGGGCGACCGGCGACCGGCCGAAGGGGCTGCGCTAG
- a CDS encoding argininosuccinate synthase has product MSVPAKSPVKKVVLAYSGGLDTSIILKWLQTTYGCEVVTFTADLGQGEELEPARRKAELLGIKPENIYIEDLREEFVRDYVFPMFRANAVYEGVYLLGTSIARPLIAKKQIEIAERVGADAVCHGATGKGNDQVRFELGYYALKPDVTVIAPWREWDLRSREQLIAFAEQHQIPIAKDKRGESPFSVDANLLHASSEGKVLEDPAVEVPDYVYSRTLSPEEAPDQPTIITIGFERGDAVSIDGEALSPASLLAKLNELGRANGIGRLDLVENRFVGMKSRGMYETPGGTILLPAHRAIESITLDRGAAHLKDQLMPQYAELIYNGFWFSPEREMIQALIDKSQEKVTGTVRLKLYKGGVHVIGRESPHSLYDQDLVTFEEGAVAYDHRDAAGFIKLNALRLRTLAQRKKREG; this is encoded by the coding sequence ATGTCCGTCCCCGCGAAGAGCCCTGTGAAGAAGGTCGTGCTGGCCTATTCCGGCGGCCTCGACACATCGATCATCCTGAAGTGGCTGCAGACCACCTACGGCTGCGAGGTCGTGACCTTCACGGCCGATCTCGGGCAGGGCGAGGAGCTGGAGCCCGCCCGCCGCAAGGCGGAGCTGCTCGGCATCAAGCCCGAGAACATCTACATCGAGGACCTGCGCGAGGAATTCGTCCGCGACTACGTCTTCCCGATGTTCCGGGCGAACGCCGTCTACGAGGGCGTCTACCTGCTCGGCACATCGATCGCCCGGCCGCTGATCGCCAAGAAGCAGATCGAGATCGCCGAACGCGTCGGCGCCGACGCGGTCTGCCACGGCGCCACCGGCAAGGGGAACGACCAGGTCCGGTTCGAGCTCGGCTACTACGCGCTCAAGCCCGACGTCACGGTGATCGCGCCCTGGCGCGAGTGGGACCTGCGCTCGCGCGAGCAGCTCATCGCCTTCGCCGAGCAGCACCAGATCCCGATCGCCAAGGACAAGCGCGGCGAGAGCCCGTTCTCGGTGGACGCCAACCTCCTGCACGCCTCCTCGGAGGGAAAGGTGCTGGAGGATCCGGCCGTCGAGGTGCCGGACTACGTCTACTCGCGCACGCTGTCCCCCGAGGAGGCGCCCGACCAGCCGACGATCATCACGATCGGATTCGAGCGCGGCGACGCGGTCTCGATCGACGGCGAGGCTCTGTCGCCCGCGAGCCTGCTGGCCAAGCTCAACGAGCTCGGCCGCGCCAACGGCATCGGCCGGCTCGACCTGGTGGAGAACCGCTTCGTCGGCATGAAGAGCCGCGGCATGTACGAGACGCCCGGCGGCACGATCCTGCTGCCGGCGCACCGGGCCATCGAGTCGATCACGCTGGACCGGGGCGCCGCCCACCTCAAGGACCAGCTCATGCCGCAATACGCCGAGCTGATCTACAACGGCTTCTGGTTCTCGCCGGAGCGCGAGATGATCCAGGCCCTGATCGACAAGAGCCAGGAGAAGGTGACCGGCACGGTGCGGCTGAAGCTCTACAAGGGCGGCGTCCACGTGATCGGCCGCGAGAGCCCGCACTCGCTCTACGACCAGGATCTGGTGACCTTCGAGGAGGGCGCCGTCGCCTACGATCACCGCGACGCGGCGGGCTTCATCAAGCTCAACGCCCTGCGGCTGCGCACGCTGGCCCAGCGCAAGAAGCGCGAGGGCTGA
- the mtgA gene encoding monofunctional biosynthetic peptidoglycan transglycosylase, whose translation MGCQLGGDGLTVDGARRRRETAGRDLPLARPRRSGRVRRVVGALLLLPAVGFVLALTLALVYSAVMPPSTLMLGRWLTLQPVSRDPVPLSAIAPALPQAVIASEDQRFCLDHGVDFGAIRDVVEDEDSPSRGASTIAMQTVKNVFLWPGRSYVRKAIEIPLALALDTLWGKRRMMEIYLNVAEWGDGIYGAQAASRHWFGKDASRLTRNEAALLAAVLPNPITRSAGRPSPGVRRRAARIQAMMGQIDGLTGCLRR comes from the coding sequence ATCGGGTGTCAGTTGGGCGGGGACGGACTCACGGTGGATGGGGCTCGACGCAGGCGGGAGACGGCAGGTCGCGACCTTCCGCTCGCGCGCCCGCGCCGTTCCGGCCGCGTCCGCCGGGTCGTGGGAGCGCTGCTGCTGCTCCCCGCCGTCGGGTTCGTCCTCGCGCTGACGTTGGCGCTCGTCTATAGCGCGGTGATGCCGCCGTCGACCCTGATGCTGGGACGGTGGTTGACGCTTCAGCCGGTGAGCCGCGATCCGGTCCCGCTCTCCGCCATCGCGCCGGCCCTGCCCCAGGCCGTGATCGCCTCGGAGGATCAGCGCTTCTGCCTGGATCACGGCGTCGATTTCGGCGCGATCCGCGACGTGGTCGAGGACGAGGATTCCCCGAGTCGCGGCGCCTCCACGATCGCCATGCAGACGGTCAAGAACGTCTTCCTGTGGCCCGGCCGCTCCTACGTCCGCAAGGCGATCGAGATCCCGCTGGCGCTGGCGCTCGACACGCTCTGGGGCAAGCGCCGCATGATGGAGATCTACCTCAACGTCGCCGAGTGGGGCGACGGGATCTACGGCGCGCAGGCCGCGAGCCGGCACTGGTTCGGCAAGGACGCGAGCCGGCTAACCCGCAACGAGGCCGCCCTCCTCGCCGCCGTCCTGCCGAACCCGATCACCCGCAGCGCCGGCCGGCCCTCGCCCGGCGTGCGCCGCCGGGCCGCGCGGATCCAGGCCATGATGGGGCAGATCGACGGGCTGACGGGCTGCCTGCGGCGGTAG
- a CDS encoding polyprenyl synthetase family protein codes for MTPTPSTQAPTGSVKAVTPAADFTHRLTEVAGTVETFLVERLGPAVGPGEIARPPRLMEAMRHAVLGGGKRLRPFLAIETARMLGGSEAAALAAGAGVELVHCYSLVHDDLPAMDDDDMRRGKPTVHKAYDEATAILVGDALQTLAFEIVADPTWQPDACIRADLVLGLARASGLGGMVGGQLLDLTAEGRFGAANMDVDDTLRMQAMKTGAILAFSVEAGAIVGGADKDQQAALLRYGLALGQAFQIADDILDREASPEAMGKATGKDKDAGKATLVDRLGIDGARAECDRLVGVCEDAVSSWGEGARVLRDAARFTVARKT; via the coding sequence ATGACCCCGACCCCCTCAACGCAGGCACCGACCGGTTCGGTCAAGGCAGTCACGCCGGCCGCCGATTTTACCCACAGGTTGACGGAGGTCGCCGGCACGGTCGAGACCTTCCTGGTCGAGCGCCTCGGCCCCGCGGTCGGCCCCGGCGAGATCGCCCGGCCGCCGCGCCTGATGGAGGCGATGCGCCACGCCGTGCTCGGCGGCGGCAAGCGCCTCCGGCCGTTCCTGGCCATCGAGACCGCCCGGATGCTCGGCGGCTCCGAGGCCGCCGCGCTGGCGGCCGGCGCCGGCGTCGAGCTGGTCCACTGCTACAGCCTCGTCCACGACGACCTGCCGGCGATGGACGACGACGACATGCGCCGCGGCAAGCCCACGGTCCACAAGGCCTACGACGAGGCCACCGCCATCCTGGTCGGCGACGCGCTGCAGACGCTGGCCTTCGAGATCGTCGCCGACCCGACCTGGCAGCCGGACGCGTGCATCCGCGCCGATCTCGTGCTCGGCCTCGCCCGCGCCTCGGGCCTGGGCGGCATGGTCGGCGGCCAGCTCCTCGACCTCACCGCCGAGGGCCGGTTCGGCGCGGCCAACATGGACGTGGACGACACCCTTCGGATGCAGGCGATGAAGACCGGGGCGATCCTGGCCTTCTCGGTGGAGGCCGGCGCGATCGTCGGCGGTGCCGACAAGGACCAGCAGGCCGCGCTCCTGCGCTACGGCCTCGCCCTGGGGCAGGCCTTCCAGATCGCCGACGACATCCTCGACCGGGAGGCCTCGCCCGAGGCCATGGGCAAGGCCACCGGCAAGGACAAGGATGCCGGCAAGGCGACGCTCGTCGACCGTCTCGGCATCGACGGCGCCCGCGCCGAGTGCGACCGCCTCGTCGGCGTCTGCGAGGACGCGGTGTCGTCCTGGGGGGAGGGCGCCCGCGTCCTGCGCGACGCCGCTCGCTTCACGGTCGCCCGCAAGACCTGA
- the mmsB gene encoding multiple monosaccharide ABC transporter permease — protein sequence MAQLRAYGLVVALAVITLFFEVATGGVLFQPLNLTNLILQNSYVVVMALGMLLVIVAGHIDLSIGSVVGFVGALAALLMVRFHVDPFSAALLCLAVGAVIGGLQGYFVAYLAIPSFIVTLAGMMVFRGLTQVLLQGASIGPFPEVFQLLAKGFLVNGAGPWTAVLIAVALVATLTGLSWRRRQARLRNGSAAESPAAFIGRNGVTAILILAFAWQMSAYRGLPNVLLVLLVLVTLYDFVTTRTTIGRRIYALGGNIKAARLSGIKTERLTFLTFANMGALAGLAGMIFVARLNTANSKAGVGMELDVIAACFIGGASAAGGIGKVSGVVIGAFIIGIMNNGMSILGIGVDWQQVIKGVVLLAAVCLDVHNKNNRL from the coding sequence ATGGCGCAGCTGCGCGCCTACGGGCTCGTCGTCGCGCTGGCGGTGATCACATTGTTCTTCGAGGTCGCGACGGGCGGCGTCCTGTTCCAGCCACTGAACCTGACCAACCTGATCCTCCAGAACAGCTACGTCGTCGTGATGGCGCTCGGGATGCTGCTGGTCATCGTGGCCGGTCATATCGACCTGTCGATCGGCTCGGTGGTCGGTTTCGTGGGGGCGCTCGCCGCCCTGCTGATGGTCCGCTTCCACGTCGACCCGTTCTCGGCCGCTCTCCTGTGCCTCGCGGTGGGAGCGGTCATCGGCGGTCTGCAGGGCTACTTCGTGGCCTACCTCGCCATACCGAGCTTCATCGTCACCCTGGCCGGCATGATGGTGTTCCGCGGCCTGACGCAGGTGCTGCTCCAGGGCGCCTCCATCGGACCCTTCCCGGAGGTGTTCCAGCTCCTCGCCAAGGGCTTCCTCGTCAACGGCGCCGGACCCTGGACCGCCGTCCTGATCGCCGTCGCGCTGGTCGCGACGCTGACCGGGCTGAGCTGGCGACGGCGGCAGGCGCGGCTGCGGAACGGCAGTGCGGCCGAATCTCCGGCGGCGTTCATCGGCCGCAACGGCGTGACCGCCATCCTGATCCTGGCCTTCGCCTGGCAGATGAGCGCCTACCGGGGGCTGCCCAACGTCCTGCTCGTGCTGCTGGTGCTGGTGACGCTCTACGACTTCGTGACAACGCGGACGACGATCGGGCGCCGGATCTACGCGCTGGGCGGGAACATCAAGGCCGCGCGCCTCTCGGGCATCAAGACCGAGCGGCTGACCTTCCTGACCTTCGCCAACATGGGCGCGCTGGCGGGCCTCGCCGGCATGATCTTCGTCGCCCGGCTCAACACCGCGAACTCCAAGGCCGGCGTCGGGATGGAGCTCGACGTGATCGCCGCTTGCTTCATCGGCGGCGCCTCGGCGGCCGGCGGCATCGGCAAGGTCTCGGGCGTCGTGATCGGCGCCTTCATCATCGGCATCATGAACAACGGCATGTCGATCCTGGGGATCGGCGTCGACTGGCAGCAGGTGATCAAGGGCGTCGTCCTGCTCGCCGCCGTTTGCCTCGACGTCCACAACAAGAACAACCGGCTCTGA